The proteins below are encoded in one region of Oncorhynchus kisutch isolate 150728-3 linkage group LG14, Okis_V2, whole genome shotgun sequence:
- the mrpl24 gene encoding large ribosomal subunit protein uL24m produces MRLTAILSMAAKAAFPKDYRYGTSRPWTIAAKRLNPPGKKRRKMFIEPIAYEDWSVFKGDTVEILSGKDKGKQGKVAQVFRHRNWVILDGLNTHFRYIGKTADYRGTYIASEAPLLIRDISLVDPTDRKPTEVEWRFTEEGEKVRVSLRTGRIVPKPVFQRRDGIVPQQWKDGPKDTSPEETLEKTYTPSLKTLEEEVMEKLGIEEPRRNRKTYWY; encoded by the exons ATGCGATTAACAGCCATACTGTCGATGGCCGCTAAGGCTGCCTTCCCTAAAGACTACCGCTACGGCACAAGTCGGCCATGGACCATAGCTGCCAAGAGATTGAACCCACCAGGCAAGAAGAGAAGAAAGATGTTCATTGAGCCCATAGCTTATGAGGACTGGTCTGTTTTCAAAGGGGACACA GTTGAGATTCTCTCTGGGAAAGACAAAGGAAAGCAGGGCAAAGTGGCCCAGGTCTTCAGACACAGAAACTGGGTCATCCTGGACGGGCTGAACACG CATTTCAGGTACATTGGGAAAACTGCAGATTACCGGGGGACCTATATTGCCAGCGAGGCTCCCCTTCTAATCCGAGACATCTCACTTGTCGACCCTACTGACAG GAAACCCACTGAGGTGGAGTGGAGGTtcacagaggagggggagaaggtgcGCGTCTCCCTCAGGACGGGCCGCATTGTCCCCAAACCAGTGTTCCAGCGCAGAGACGGCATCGTACCGCAGCAGTGGAAGG ACGGCCCTAAGGACACCAGTCCGGAGGAAACCCTGGAGAAGACTTACACGCCCTCCCTCAAGACtctggaggaggaggtgatggagaAACTGGGCATCGAGGAACCCAGGAGGAACCGGAAGACCTACTGGTACTGA